One genomic segment of Rivularia sp. PCC 7116 includes these proteins:
- a CDS encoding tocopherol cyclase family protein — protein sequence MLHLLQNFLSFTQTPHSGYHWDGGERRFFEGWYYRVTLPRENQTFAFMYSIEDPVGRKPHSGGAAQILGPNDEYLWRTFPDVNKFWAKSDVLALGHWGKTNIESQPLYLLPVEFESYIKEGYQATATLNQGTIHNPSNGDYCQWQYEIQPVYYWGNRGSIQQSTAGWISFLQIFEPGWQILMAHGLASGWIDWNGKRYEFTNAPAYSEKNWGGAFPQKWFWLNCNSFDSEADLALTAGGGRRGVLWWMESVAMIGLHYQGKFYEFVPWNSEVSWNIEPWGKWEMHARNSQYEVTLIGTTDLPGTPLRAPTENGLIFACRDTMQGKLTLELRELNAVESKTILKATSDLCGLETGGGPWDSSWLND from the coding sequence ATGCTACATCTTCTTCAAAATTTCCTTTCCTTTACTCAAACCCCTCATAGCGGTTACCACTGGGATGGTGGGGAACGTCGTTTTTTTGAAGGTTGGTACTACCGAGTAACTCTACCTAGGGAAAATCAAACTTTCGCTTTCATGTATTCCATTGAAGATCCCGTAGGAAGAAAACCTCACAGTGGTGGTGCAGCACAAATTCTTGGTCCAAATGATGAATATTTGTGGCGTACTTTTCCTGATGTCAATAAATTTTGGGCAAAGTCTGATGTTTTAGCTTTAGGGCATTGGGGTAAAACTAATATTGAAAGTCAACCGCTTTATCTACTACCAGTAGAGTTTGAAAGCTACATAAAAGAAGGTTATCAAGCCACAGCAACCTTAAATCAAGGCACAATTCATAATCCAAGCAACGGTGACTACTGTCAGTGGCAGTATGAAATTCAGCCCGTTTATTATTGGGGAAACAGAGGTAGTATTCAGCAATCAACCGCTGGCTGGATATCATTTTTGCAGATATTTGAGCCGGGATGGCAAATTTTAATGGCTCACGGTTTAGCTAGTGGTTGGATAGATTGGAATGGCAAACGCTACGAATTTACTAACGCACCTGCTTACAGTGAAAAAAATTGGGGAGGTGCTTTCCCACAAAAATGGTTTTGGTTGAACTGCAATAGTTTTGATTCCGAAGCAGACTTGGCTTTAACCGCAGGTGGAGGTAGACGCGGTGTATTGTGGTGGATGGAATCTGTAGCGATGATTGGCTTACATTATCAAGGTAAATTTTACGAATTTGTACCTTGGAATTCAGAAGTTAGTTGGAATATCGAACCTTGGGGTAAATGGGAAATGCACGCAAGAAATTCGCAATATGAAGTTACTTTAATTGGAACTACCGATTTACCGGGTACCCCATTGCGCGCGCCTACCGAAAATGGTTTAATATTTGCTTGTCGCGATACTATGCAAGGAAAATTAACTTTAGAATTGCGTGAATTAAATGCTGTTGAATCCAAAACTATCCTGAAAGCAACCAGCGATCTGTGTGGATTAGAAACAGGGGGCGGACCTTGGGATAGCTCCTGGCTTAATGATTAG
- a CDS encoding YdcF family protein, with product MLVILPLTLLWGYKKVQTVFVQPQAILVLGGSTKSLEREKFTAKFAKKHPNLPIWISGGSPKGVTKKVFSKAGIDSQRLYLDYRAENTVENFTTLVDDLKKRGVKKLYLVTSDYHMPRASVIGEIVLGSRGIDFQKVSVPSQNSSEPVEKSIRDGVRSIVWVATGFGGGKK from the coding sequence ATGCTTGTTATTTTGCCCCTAACCTTACTATGGGGTTACAAAAAAGTTCAAACTGTATTTGTGCAGCCACAAGCTATTTTAGTTTTAGGAGGTTCAACTAAAAGCTTAGAGCGAGAAAAATTTACTGCTAAATTTGCTAAAAAACATCCAAACTTGCCTATTTGGATTTCGGGTGGTAGTCCTAAAGGTGTAACAAAAAAAGTATTTAGCAAAGCAGGTATTGATTCTCAACGCTTATATTTAGACTATCGAGCCGAAAATACGGTAGAAAATTTCACAACTTTAGTAGACGATTTAAAAAAAAGAGGTGTCAAGAAATTATATTTGGTAACTTCCGATTACCATATGCCTCGTGCTAGCGTCATCGGTGAAATTGTTCTAGGTAGTCGGGGAATTGACTTTCAAAAAGTATCTGTACCTTCACAAAACAGTTCCGAACCAGTAGAAAAATCCATAAGAGACGGAGTTCGCTCAATTGTTTGGGTTGCCACTGGTTTCGGTGGTGGAAAAAAGTAA
- a CDS encoding DUF2288 domain-containing protein: MTNQDLRSQLDENLDEAEWEWLIPHVQRDSVIVVATELDLLDVGEAIASDKAKEVQNWIDEALIAKPSAAQMGEWNMQKEKRFNTLIVQPFVLVQEKAAA; encoded by the coding sequence ATGACAAATCAAGATTTAAGATCGCAATTAGATGAAAACCTTGATGAAGCCGAATGGGAATGGTTAATTCCTCACGTACAAAGAGATTCTGTAATTGTGGTTGCTACAGAATTAGATTTATTAGATGTAGGTGAAGCTATCGCTAGCGATAAAGCCAAAGAAGTCCAAAATTGGATTGATGAAGCACTTATAGCTAAGCCTTCAGCGGCACAAATGGGGGAATGGAATATGCAAAAAGAAAAACGATTTAATACATTGATCGTGCAGCCTTTTGTACTGGTTCAAGAAAAAGCGGCGGCATAA
- a CDS encoding AI-2E family transporter — MNDSDGANFLTKLNNFALVRFLLFAACGWTIVLLIDYFQAVIVIFTFAAILAFLLSYPVQWLKNFVPHSVAVISIYLVSIVILGSLAIAAWLGLLSQGQQLIDSVASFLNDLVPLVEQLEDTLRNRNLQIDLSSLEQILREQAIRRLSNILLLFQGFITNFATFILIAVVAFFMLLEGEQLWLLTLKIVPKPRRKQFEKVIKRAFLGFFRGQLLLTLFLTVTTFLVFVVLGIPFPLVLSVIVGFIDVIPGIGATLGIGVITLIVLSQGVWLALKVLAACIVLQQIQDNLIAPRVMQNALNLNPVVIFFALLIGARIAGLLGIFISIPIAGVIVSLFEIDEMKAEI; from the coding sequence ATGAACGATTCAGACGGTGCAAATTTCTTAACTAAACTAAATAATTTTGCTTTAGTTCGCTTTCTGCTTTTTGCTGCCTGCGGTTGGACGATTGTGCTATTAATTGATTATTTTCAAGCAGTAATTGTTATTTTTACCTTTGCTGCTATTTTAGCTTTTTTACTTAGCTATCCGGTTCAATGGCTCAAAAATTTTGTACCCCACAGTGTAGCAGTTATTTCTATTTACTTAGTTAGTATAGTTATTCTAGGTAGTTTAGCTATAGCCGCATGGTTAGGACTCTTATCTCAAGGGCAACAATTAATTGATAGTGTAGCCAGTTTTCTGAACGATTTAGTGCCTTTGGTGGAGCAACTGGAAGATACACTGAGAAACCGAAATCTTCAGATAGATTTGAGTTCCTTAGAACAGATATTAAGAGAACAAGCTATACGAAGACTCAGCAATATTTTATTACTGTTTCAAGGTTTTATTACCAATTTTGCTACTTTCATTTTGATTGCAGTTGTAGCCTTTTTTATGCTCCTCGAAGGAGAACAGCTTTGGCTGCTAACTTTAAAAATAGTACCCAAACCTAGACGCAAACAGTTTGAAAAAGTTATCAAACGCGCCTTCCTCGGCTTTTTTCGAGGTCAGCTATTATTAACTTTGTTTCTTACAGTCACAACTTTCTTGGTTTTTGTGGTTTTAGGAATACCTTTTCCTTTAGTGTTATCCGTTATCGTTGGTTTTATTGATGTTATTCCAGGTATTGGTGCGACATTAGGAATTGGCGTAATTACCTTAATTGTGCTGTCTCAAGGGGTATGGTTGGCACTGAAGGTATTAGCAGCTTGTATTGTACTCCAGCAAATTCAGGATAACTTAATTGCACCTAGAGTAATGCAAAATGCACTTAATTTAAATCCTGTTGTAATCTTTTTTGCTTTACTGATAGGTGCTAGAATCGCGGGTTTATTAGGTATTTTTATTTCTATCCCAATTGCAGGAGTTATAGTTTCCTTATTTGAAATCGATGAAATGAAAGCAGAGATTTAA
- a CDS encoding 1-acyl-sn-glycerol-3-phosphate acyltransferase, whose product MPKNREPFASLLLYRAFKYSVVNPMLRVYFRGRIYGAENVPRNGPLVIVSNHASNFDPPIVSNSVRRPVSYMAKEELFKIPVLKQVIELYGAYPVNRGSSDRNAIRKALEYLNNGWAVGIFLQGTRTKDGRITDPKKGAALIAAKAKAPLIPVCLCGTQDIEQKGYAIPQRVPVTVRIGELISPPNSTTKEDLAAVTEKCTVEINKLHDLGR is encoded by the coding sequence ATGCCTAAAAATCGCGAACCATTTGCTAGTCTTTTACTTTACCGAGCTTTTAAATACTCGGTGGTTAATCCTATGCTTCGCGTTTACTTCCGAGGACGTATTTATGGAGCCGAAAATGTCCCTAGGAATGGACCACTAGTAATAGTTAGCAATCATGCCAGTAATTTTGACCCGCCGATTGTTTCAAATAGCGTTCGTCGCCCTGTATCATATATGGCCAAGGAAGAATTATTTAAAATTCCTGTTTTAAAGCAAGTAATTGAGCTATACGGGGCATATCCAGTCAATCGGGGAAGCAGCGATCGCAATGCAATTAGGAAAGCTTTGGAGTATCTAAACAATGGCTGGGCTGTAGGTATTTTCCTGCAAGGGACTCGTACTAAAGATGGACGGATTACAGACCCCAAGAAAGGTGCGGCTTTAATCGCAGCAAAAGCTAAGGCACCGCTTATACCCGTGTGTTTGTGCGGTACTCAAGATATTGAGCAAAAAGGATATGCTATTCCTCAAAGGGTTCCGGTTACAGTCAGAATTGGCGAATTAATTTCTCCTCCGAATTCCACAACTAAGGAAGATTTAGCTGCTGTAACTGAAAAATGTACTGTAGAAATAAATAAATTGCACGATTTGGGACGTTGA
- the fabD gene encoding ACP S-malonyltransferase → MSKTAWVFPGQGSQALGMGTDLLELPEAKEKFAEAEEILGWSVSDICQNHEDKLARTLYTQPCLYVVETILADLIAQEEKPDLVAGHSLGEYIALYVAGVFEWSAGLRLVKRRAELMENAGGGKMAALIGFDREQLNKILAETDDAVLANDNSSAQVVISGTPEAIESVLSQVKAKRKLPLNVSGAFHSPLMAEASAEFKDVLASIEFHQANVPVLSNVEPVAAVEADTLKQRLIQQMTGSVRWREIALALPEQGIERVIEIGPGNVLTGLIKRTASGLKLENVRSAAETKLVKS, encoded by the coding sequence ATGAGTAAAACCGCATGGGTGTTTCCAGGACAAGGTTCTCAAGCGTTGGGAATGGGAACAGATTTACTTGAATTACCAGAAGCGAAAGAAAAGTTTGCTGAAGCTGAGGAGATTCTGGGCTGGAGTGTCAGCGATATCTGCCAGAATCACGAAGACAAGTTAGCTCGTACCCTTTATACTCAACCTTGCTTGTACGTGGTAGAAACTATTCTAGCCGATCTCATTGCTCAAGAAGAGAAACCGGATTTAGTCGCAGGGCATAGTTTAGGAGAGTATATTGCTTTATACGTAGCGGGTGTGTTTGAATGGTCTGCTGGTTTGCGTTTGGTAAAACGTCGAGCCGAACTTATGGAAAATGCCGGTGGTGGTAAAATGGCGGCTTTAATTGGCTTCGATAGAGAACAATTAAACAAAATTCTTGCAGAAACCGACGATGCGGTACTGGCAAATGACAACAGTTCGGCACAAGTTGTAATTTCCGGTACTCCTGAAGCTATAGAAAGCGTTTTGTCTCAAGTAAAAGCAAAACGCAAACTTCCTTTGAACGTATCGGGAGCATTTCATTCGCCCTTGATGGCGGAAGCATCTGCTGAATTTAAAGATGTATTAGCTTCAATAGAATTTCATCAAGCGAATGTACCAGTTTTATCTAACGTAGAACCAGTAGCTGCCGTGGAAGCCGATACTCTCAAGCAAAGATTAATTCAGCAAATGACTGGAAGCGTGCGTTGGCGAGAAATAGCATTAGCTTTACCAGAACAAGGAATTGAACGAGTTATAGAAATTGGTCCGGGAAATGTCTTAACCGGTTTAATTAAGCGTACTGCTTCCGGCTTAAAATTAGAAAACGTGCGTTCTGCTGCTGAAACGAAATTAGTTAAGAGTTAA
- a CDS encoding beta-ketoacyl-ACP synthase 3 has protein sequence MQNLGIAITGSGSAVPETFLDNQGLSELVETSDEWITTRTGIRQRRLATTTESVTSIGAAAGLKALEMAQIEAKDLDLILLATSTPDDLFGSASQIQAELGANRAVAFDLTAACSGFVFGLVTAAQYIRTGVFQNVLLIGADILSRWVDWQDRRTCILFGDGAGAAVLQANQDDRLLGFEIKSDGSLNRSLNLAYMAESKELIDGVNISKGSFGNVSMNGKEVYRFAVKRVPEVIDKALFRANIGVEQVDWLLLHQANQRILDAVAERLSIPSEKVISNVANYGNTSAASIPIALDEAVREGKIKPADTIAASGFGAGLTWGAAIFKWGR, from the coding sequence GTGCAAAATTTAGGAATAGCAATTACAGGAAGTGGCTCGGCTGTGCCAGAAACATTTCTTGATAACCAGGGGCTGAGCGAACTTGTTGAAACATCTGATGAATGGATTACCACAAGAACTGGAATCCGTCAACGAAGATTAGCAACTACTACGGAGTCAGTCACTAGTATTGGTGCTGCTGCGGGTCTCAAAGCATTAGAAATGGCACAAATTGAAGCCAAAGATTTGGATTTAATTTTGCTCGCTACTTCTACTCCCGATGATTTGTTTGGCAGCGCTAGCCAAATTCAAGCTGAGTTGGGAGCTAATAGGGCAGTGGCATTTGATTTGACTGCGGCATGTTCTGGGTTTGTGTTTGGATTAGTAACTGCCGCTCAATATATTAGAACAGGTGTATTTCAAAATGTACTGTTAATTGGGGCTGATATCCTCTCCCGTTGGGTGGATTGGCAAGATAGACGCACCTGCATATTATTTGGCGATGGTGCTGGTGCTGCGGTGTTGCAAGCCAATCAGGATGACCGTTTATTAGGGTTTGAAATTAAAAGTGATGGAAGCCTTAATCGCAGCCTCAATCTTGCTTACATGGCTGAGTCTAAAGAATTGATTGATGGTGTAAATATCTCCAAAGGTAGTTTTGGCAATGTTTCTATGAACGGCAAAGAAGTTTATCGTTTTGCCGTTAAGCGAGTACCGGAAGTGATTGACAAAGCTCTGTTTCGCGCCAATATCGGCGTTGAACAGGTGGATTGGCTGCTACTGCATCAAGCCAATCAACGCATTCTTGATGCAGTAGCCGAACGTCTTTCTATTCCATCAGAAAAAGTAATAAGTAATGTAGCTAATTATGGCAACACTTCCGCTGCTTCCATACCAATTGCATTAGATGAAGCAGTAAGAGAAGGCAAGATAAAACCGGCAGATACTATTGCTGCATCGGGTTTTGGGGCTGGACTAACCTGGGGTGCGGCGATTTTTAAATGGGGAAGATAA
- the plsX gene encoding phosphate acyltransferase PlsX encodes MGSTGVRIAIDAMGGDNAPGEIVAGALRAVEELGVKVLLVGSPEDIERTLPPSIKSEQIEIVPAEDAIAMDEEPLSGIRRKPKASINVAMSLVKKGQADAVISAGHSGAAMAAALLRLGRLPGIDRPAIGAVFPTMVASKQVLVLDVGANVDCRPKFLEQFAVLGSAYSQYVLGVAEPKVGLLNIGEEECKGNDVAIRAHQMITENPYISFVGNAEGRDVLSGDFDVIVCDGFVGNILLKFAEAVGDIMLQIIREELPQGLRGQIGCSILKPNLKRIKQRVDHAEHGGALLLGVNGICVIGHGSSQAPSIFGAIRLAKEAVDNRVLERIHSQNLNENSVL; translated from the coding sequence ATGGGATCGACTGGCGTAAGAATCGCTATTGATGCAATGGGAGGAGATAATGCACCCGGTGAAATCGTGGCTGGCGCACTGCGAGCTGTCGAAGAATTGGGTGTAAAAGTATTGTTGGTAGGCTCCCCCGAAGATATTGAACGAACACTGCCTCCATCAATCAAGTCGGAACAAATAGAAATTGTCCCTGCTGAAGATGCGATCGCGATGGATGAGGAACCTTTAAGCGGCATTAGACGCAAACCAAAGGCTTCCATCAACGTGGCGATGAGTCTGGTTAAAAAGGGACAAGCTGATGCTGTAATTAGTGCCGGTCATTCCGGCGCAGCGATGGCAGCAGCTTTACTTCGTTTGGGAAGACTTCCGGGTATTGACCGTCCGGCAATTGGTGCGGTGTTTCCTACGATGGTAGCGAGCAAACAAGTCCTTGTACTTGATGTCGGCGCTAACGTAGATTGCCGCCCAAAGTTTTTGGAGCAATTTGCTGTTTTAGGTTCGGCTTACTCTCAATATGTTTTGGGTGTTGCAGAACCAAAAGTCGGCTTATTGAATATCGGTGAGGAAGAATGTAAGGGCAATGATGTTGCCATACGCGCTCACCAAATGATTACTGAAAATCCGTACATCTCCTTTGTTGGCAATGCCGAAGGGCGTGATGTACTTTCTGGTGATTTTGATGTAATTGTATGCGATGGCTTTGTAGGCAATATTTTATTGAAATTTGCCGAAGCAGTTGGGGACATTATGTTGCAAATTATTCGCGAAGAATTACCCCAAGGATTGCGCGGTCAAATTGGTTGTTCTATTTTAAAACCAAATTTAAAGCGAATTAAGCAACGAGTAGATCATGCAGAACATGGCGGCGCTCTACTTTTAGGCGTAAACGGCATATGTGTAATTGGTCATGGTAGCTCCCAAGCTCCTTCAATTTTCGGTGCAATTCGTTTAGCTAAAGAAGCAGTAGACAATCGCGTATTGGAACGGATTCACTCCCAAAATCTGAACGAGAACAGCGTTTTATGA
- a CDS encoding D-alanyl-D-alanine carboxypeptidase: protein MLELFGSGLISLWLDMAGVKLKPMQAFDTLAWQTGTNLVLAPDPNPARVNTVREYLKQLQALKLIKPEQTQVQGIWMQSGPMLMANHQGTKPLPAASLTKIATSLVALKHWGHDHKFETLINATGPIKNGVLEGNLVVNASGDPLFVWEEAITIANTLNKMGIKRVNGNLVIVGKFAMNFQRNPQLAGQALKRAFNFATWSRRIAFQHSRMPKGTPKPQIVITGKVEVKDKVEMSQTKLIRHRSLPMAQLINEMNVFSNNEMAEMLAESVGGASVVQSTAAKLARVPSKEIQLINGSGLGQENRISPRAATAMLMAIQRLATPHNLTVADFFPTSGLDHRGTTYARRIPKNTAFKTGTLRDVSALAGVMPTKNRGLVWFAVINKGVYVPGFRSEQDKLLQKMLKDLQEPATASTAVSPTEGKKAIPELGKASRNDVLYKS, encoded by the coding sequence ATGCTGGAGTTATTTGGTTCGGGTTTAATTTCGTTATGGTTAGATATGGCAGGAGTCAAATTAAAGCCAATGCAGGCTTTTGATACCTTAGCTTGGCAAACTGGTACAAACCTAGTTCTCGCCCCCGACCCAAATCCAGCCAGAGTTAATACGGTACGAGAATATTTAAAACAACTACAAGCACTAAAACTAATCAAACCCGAACAAACCCAAGTTCAAGGCATTTGGATGCAGTCAGGGCCAATGTTAATGGCTAACCACCAAGGAACAAAACCCTTACCTGCTGCTTCTTTAACTAAAATTGCAACTTCACTTGTGGCACTCAAACATTGGGGTCACGATCATAAATTTGAAACTTTGATAAATGCGACAGGACCAATTAAAAACGGTGTATTAGAAGGGAATTTGGTCGTTAATGCCAGCGGCGATCCACTGTTTGTTTGGGAAGAAGCAATAACTATTGCCAATACGCTTAACAAAATGGGCATAAAGCGCGTTAATGGAAATTTAGTTATTGTTGGCAAATTTGCCATGAATTTCCAACGCAATCCTCAATTAGCGGGGCAAGCATTAAAAAGAGCATTCAATTTTGCCACTTGGTCTAGGAGAATAGCTTTTCAGCATTCCAGAATGCCCAAGGGTACGCCAAAACCTCAAATCGTAATTACTGGAAAAGTTGAAGTTAAAGACAAGGTTGAAATGTCTCAAACCAAGCTGATACGCCATCGCTCGTTACCGATGGCACAGTTAATTAATGAGATGAATGTTTTCAGTAATAACGAAATGGCAGAAATGCTTGCAGAATCAGTAGGAGGAGCCAGTGTAGTCCAATCAACTGCGGCTAAACTCGCAAGAGTACCTTCAAAGGAAATTCAATTGATTAATGGTTCTGGACTAGGACAAGAAAATCGCATTTCTCCCAGGGCTGCTACTGCGATGTTAATGGCAATTCAACGTTTAGCAACACCTCATAATCTAACCGTAGCTGACTTTTTCCCGACTTCTGGTTTAGACCATCGCGGTACAACTTACGCCAGACGCATTCCTAAAAACACTGCTTTTAAAACCGGTACTTTGAGAGATGTCAGTGCTTTAGCAGGAGTAATGCCAACAAAAAATCGCGGTTTAGTTTGGTTTGCGGTTATCAACAAGGGTGTTTATGTTCCGGGTTTCCGTTCCGAACAAGACAAGCTACTGCAAAAAATGCTTAAAGATTTACAAGAGCCAGCCACTGCTTCAACTGCTGTTAGCCCTACTGAAGGGAAAAAAGCCATACCCGAATTAGGTAAAGCAAGTCGTAATGACGTTTTATATAAAAGCTAA
- the lptC gene encoding LPS export ABC transporter periplasmic protein LptC produces the protein MKSLTHKAFSLCLLPCALCLLTLVSCGGEKTNIDEEPVENESVQEDESNFTFQGVALEQFDEKGQPIWKVNAKQAKYTKEKQIGNAQNPYGELYQDGKIVYKITAEKADIRQDGKQLFLKGKIVATDPKNGVVLRGNELEWRPKEDLMIVRNQINGTHKQLQAVAKEAKVKTREQRIDFSGGVVAKSVEPQLQMRTEELTWMIEQEKLIGNRTMQIDRFKNNKVTDRGRGDAAEVFLKTKIVNITKNAFIELLDPLVQIASNSITWNVNAENIKTNAPVKVVHRAENITVSGNRGELKIPSDTVYVQGDVRGVGQKGQSIQSNNLTWFLNKQLLEASGNVIYAQTDPQLTFKGDTATGNFKTENVVVKGGDSGNRVITEIIPNFDN, from the coding sequence ATGAAAAGCTTAACTCATAAGGCTTTTAGCCTCTGCCTTCTGCCTTGCGCTTTGTGTCTTCTCACATTGGTTAGTTGTGGAGGTGAGAAGACTAACATTGACGAGGAGCCAGTCGAAAACGAATCCGTACAAGAAGACGAAAGTAACTTTACTTTCCAAGGTGTAGCTTTAGAGCAATTTGATGAGAAAGGTCAACCAATTTGGAAGGTAAACGCCAAGCAAGCTAAATATACTAAAGAAAAACAAATAGGTAATGCCCAGAATCCTTATGGCGAGCTATACCAAGACGGCAAAATAGTATACAAAATTACAGCAGAAAAAGCTGATATTAGGCAAGACGGAAAGCAATTATTTCTCAAAGGCAAAATTGTTGCAACCGACCCGAAAAATGGTGTGGTATTGCGGGGCAATGAATTAGAATGGCGACCCAAAGAAGATTTAATGATTGTTCGCAATCAAATTAACGGTACCCACAAACAGCTACAAGCAGTGGCAAAAGAAGCAAAAGTTAAAACCCGCGAACAGCGTATCGATTTTTCTGGAGGAGTTGTAGCAAAATCGGTGGAACCTCAACTGCAAATGCGAACTGAAGAATTAACCTGGATGATTGAACAGGAAAAATTGATTGGCAATCGCACTATGCAAATTGACCGTTTCAAGAATAATAAAGTTACGGATCGTGGTAGGGGAGACGCTGCGGAAGTTTTCTTGAAAACAAAAATTGTTAATATCACTAAAAATGCTTTTATCGAATTACTAGATCCCTTGGTACAAATAGCTAGTAACTCCATAACTTGGAATGTCAATGCTGAAAATATTAAAACAAATGCACCAGTAAAAGTGGTGCATCGTGCGGAAAATATAACTGTGAGTGGAAATCGAGGTGAACTAAAAATACCATCAGACACAGTTTACGTCCAAGGAGACGTTAGAGGTGTTGGACAAAAAGGTCAGTCTATTCAATCGAATAATTTGACTTGGTTTTTAAACAAACAATTATTGGAAGCTTCTGGCAACGTAATATATGCTCAAACAGACCCTCAATTAACTTTTAAAGGAGATACTGCCACTGGTAACTTTAAAACTGAAAATGTGGTTGTTAAAGGAGGGGATTCTGGTAATCGGGTGATTACAGAGATTATTCCTAACTTTGATAATTAA
- a CDS encoding NYN domain-containing protein, translated as MLNNLQEESIFTPEQVLENRGRVAIFIDGSNLFYAALQLGIEIDYTKLLSRLTGGSRLLRSFFYTGVDRTNEKQQGFLLWMRRNGYRVIAKDLVQLPDGSKKANLDVEIAVDMMALVDSYDTAVLVSGDGDLAYAVNSVSYRGVRVEVVSLRSMTSDSLINVSDRYIDLEAVKEDIQKTPRQGYPYRPLPEMSFLEQSPTSGMVDPRLEVQE; from the coding sequence ATGTTGAATAATTTACAGGAAGAGTCGATATTTACTCCTGAACAAGTTTTAGAAAATCGAGGTCGCGTAGCTATATTTATTGATGGCTCCAATCTGTTTTACGCAGCGCTTCAATTGGGAATTGAGATTGACTACACTAAGTTGCTTTCTAGACTGACGGGTGGTTCAAGATTGCTGCGTTCGTTTTTCTATACCGGTGTAGATCGGACAAATGAGAAGCAGCAGGGATTTTTGTTGTGGATGCGTCGTAATGGTTATAGAGTCATAGCAAAGGATTTAGTACAGCTACCAGATGGCTCGAAAAAAGCTAATTTAGATGTAGAAATAGCTGTAGATATGATGGCTTTGGTTGATTCCTACGACACTGCTGTTTTAGTTAGTGGTGATGGGGATTTAGCATATGCGGTCAATTCTGTTAGTTATCGCGGGGTTAGGGTGGAAGTAGTTAGTTTACGTTCTATGACTAGCGATAGTTTGATTAACGTTTCCGACCGTTATATTGATTTAGAAGCTGTAAAAGAAGATATTCAAAAGACACCTCGTCAAGGATATCCTTATCGCCCATTGCCCGAAATGAGTTTTCTGGAGCAATCACCAACATCTGGCATGGTAGATCCTCGTTTAGAAGTTCAAGAATAG